A DNA window from Arachis hypogaea cultivar Tifrunner chromosome 18, arahy.Tifrunner.gnm2.J5K5, whole genome shotgun sequence contains the following coding sequences:
- the LOC112769758 gene encoding uncharacterized protein codes for MPAALWMSCPTYTMNLVERPTTFTREQELYPGCSKFSKLSFLVRLYHIKSMCGVSDKAFGMILELLADAFEHAWIPSIVHDAKKVIRKLGLAYKNIDACPNNCMLYQGNDQELTKCKQCGTSRWKHKTKKNSRVRIKMVVKKNGKPQVAKILCYFPLIPRLQRLYMSSKTAVDMLWHKRGPNSDGMYRHPRDAEVWKSFDIRYPDFSRDPHSVRLALASDGFNPFGNMSSKYSIWLVVLIPYNMPPWICMKPTSFILSMIIAGPKMPGNDIDVYLEPLITELKQLWRGVETYDAVEKKTFKMYAALMWTISDFPGLGNLSGWNTYGGRACPACNLDAKTNRLTHIQKWCFMGYRRFLNHDHKYRKDRFSFDGKIEDRGPPIKVSGGDIVQQLEGMHVQLGKV; via the coding sequence ATGCCGGCGGCGCTATGGATGAGTTGCCCTACTTATACAATGAACCTAGTCGAGAGACCCACAACTTTCACCAGAGAGCAGGAGTTATACCCAGGATGTTCAAAGTTCTCTAAGTTGTCTTTCTTGGTGAGGCTCTATCACATAAAGTCTATGTGCGGAGTGAGCGATAAGGCCTTTGGAATGATTTTGGAGTTGCTCGCGGACGCCTTTGAGCATGCCTGGATCCCATCCATTGTGCACGATGCCAAGAAAGTCATAAGAAAACTAGGTCTCGCGTACAAGAATATAGATGCATGTCCAAATAACTGCATGCTATACCAAGGCAACGACCAAGAGTTGACCAAATGCAAGCAGTGTGGGACATCGAGATGGAAGCATAAGACTAAGAAGAACTCTAGGGTGAGGATCAAGATGGTTGTTAAGAAGAATGGCAAACCACAGGTGGCGAAGATTCTTTGTTACTTCCCCCTTATTCCACGATTGCAGAGGTTATATATGTCTAGTAAGACAGCCGTTGACATGCTATGGCATAAGAGAGGTCCTAACTCTGATGGTATGTATAGGCATCCAAGGGACGCCGAGGTATGGAAGTCATTTGACATACGATATCCCGACTTCTCTCGTGATCCACACAGTGTTCGCCTAGCATTAGCTAGCGATGGCTTTAACCCTTTTGGGAACATGAGCTCGAAGTACTCAATTTGGCTCGTGGTTCTTATCCCGTATAACATGCCGCCCTGGATTTGCATGAAACCCACTTCGTTTATCCTCTCTATGATTATTGCTGGTCCTAAAATGCCTGGAAATGAcatagatgtgtacctagagccGTTGATCACTGAGTTGAAGCAATTATGGAGGGGTGTTGAAACTTATGATGCAGTTGAGAAAAAAACCTTCAAGATGTATGCTGCGTTGATGTGGACAATCAGTGATTTTCCAGGCCTAGGCAACTTATCTGGGTGGAACACGTACGGTGGGAGAGCCTGTCCTGCGTGTAATTTGGATGCTAAAACTAACCGGCTCACACACATCCAGAAATGGTGTTTCATGGGTTATCGTCGCTTTCTGAATCATGACCACAAATACAGAAAAGACCGGTTCTCCTTTGATGGAAAGATAGAGG